The genomic region CCGGCACCGACGAGCAGCGACGGGGAGCGCGAGATGACGATGGAGCTACTGCGGACGGGGCTTGCCTACCACCCGCGATTCCTTGCCCACGACACGGGTCTAGCCCTCGTCAGTGCCCCGGTGCCGGTCGATGGACCGTTTCAGGTGACGCCGCACCCTGAGGGCCCGTATCGTGTGCAGGCGGTTCACCGCACGCTCGAGATGACAGGGTTGCTCGAGCGGCTCACTCCAGTCGCGTTCGAGATCGTCGACGACGACGTCCTGGCGCTTGTCCACACCGACGGCTACATCGAGCACCTCAAGATGGCCTGCGCGACTGGAGCATCCGAGGCGGGGTCCTACGTCCCGATTTGCACCGCATCCGAGGAAATCGCCCGCCTCGCCGTCGGAGCCACGATCGCGACCGTGGACGCGGTCCTTGACGGCACCCTCTCGAACGCCTTCGCTCTGGTCCGACCACCCGGCCATCACGCTCCGGCCGACGCCGCTATGGGGTACTGCCTCTACAACAACGTGGCCATCGCCGCCCGTCACGCCCGCCAGCGTGGTGTCGAACGGATCGCGATCGTGGACTGGGACGTTCATCATGGCAACGGGACCGAGTCCATCTTCCTCGATGATCCGTCCGTTCTGTACATCTCAACCCACCAGGATGCCTGGTATCCGGCCGACACTGGTCAGGCGGAGGTCGTGGGCAAGGGTGCCGGAATGGGCTTCAACGTGAATATCCCGCTCCCCCCGGGGAGCGGGGATGCGACCTACGCGCGCGCATACGAGCGCCTCGTCGCGCCGATCCTGCGCGAGTTCCGACCCGACCTCGTCCTCGTGTCGGCCGGCCAGGACCCGAATGCCTACGATCCGATGGGCCGGATGGCCGTCAGCTCGGACGGCTTCCGGACGATCGCCCGCCGCGTCCTGGACACCGCCACCGACGTGGCTGGCGGCCGCGTGGCCATAGTGCTCGAGGGCGGGTACGGCGGCTATGCGCCCGTCTGCACATGGTCGATCATCGAGGAACTCGCCGGCTGGCGGAGTGGGGTGGAGGACCCATACCGATCATGGTACGGGGCTACTCCGCCCGCGACGCTTGTTGCGCCGGAGGCGGAGGCGGCACTGGCCCGAGCGGCAGGGATCCAGAGCCGGACCTGGCACGGCGTCTCCGTCTGAGCGTCGGATCGCCGCGCTGCGGGCTCAGAGACTGTGAACCACTTGTTCCGAGCGTGCCGACGGTCTCGCGACGCCGGCGAGCGAACGCAGCGAGAAGCTCCCGGGGTGGACGACCCATCGGACTCGGATCATTTGCCCAGACGAACGACCGGAGATCTCCTCGAACCGCCGTGGTCTGGCGCCCAGTCGCTCGCGGGCACCGGAGCGGCCCGAAGAGGGGTCCCGTCGAACCAGATCAGCGCTGTGGGCGACCACCGGGTCGGTCCCAGCCCTGGGCCACGATCCATGGCCCGGACACGTTCAAGCGGACCCGCCCTTCGTGCACGTCGCCGACCGCCGAGGCCGGCACGTAGAGCCTCGCCTGCAAGAGGCCCCGAGCGACGACGAGCGTCGCCTCGCCGACCTCGGCGATCGTTCCGAGCCGGACGTCCTCGCTGTCGGACACGAGCCAGCCCCGCTCGAGATCGACGAAGCGGAACGTGCGCCGAGGTTCGATCGGGCCGCCGACGATCGGCGCGCGCGCCGCCCCACCCCGTCGCCGCTGCGGTCGCCACGCCATGCGCGTCACCCGGGTCCACCGATCCGACCGAGGGTGCCGTGGAAGCGGGCATGCCCTCGTCCTGCGACGGACTGTAGTCCCGGACCGCCGTGGTCACAACGGCGGCGAGCGTCCGGCTCTTGCGCCAGGCGGACTGGCCAGCCCTTCGCTGCCTCAGCCGCGGCCGGCGCGGACGATCGCGTGCTCGAGTTCGACCCCGCCGCTCCGGGTCGACGTGAACGAGGCGGAGATCCGCCAGACGCTCCGACCGTCAGCGTCGGCAATGTCCCCTGCAAGGTCGGCGTCGTACGGTCGCCCCACCAGGAGCGAAGCCATCATTACCAGCGCTGCCCCGATCCGCCCCGCCGACCCTCGCGAATGCGTCGAGACGTTCGCTTGGCGCGGTCTTCGCTTCCACGTCGTCACCGCTGAGCCGCTGACCGCCGAGCAGATCGACGCGATCGGACGGACCGTACCCAGGGTGACGCGGGTGGGGATGTTCGCCCAGGTCGTCGCGATGATCCTCGGGCGCCACGTCCGGATCCGAACCGAGCGCCCATCGCCCGACATCAGGTTCGAGGTGGGCTGAGCGGCCCACTTCGGCGATCCGACCGCGAGGAGGCGAGCGCGAGGGCTTCCTCGACAGGCGCCGCTGGCCGACCCTTCCGTCACTACACCCTGCGCGGCCTGCTCCATTGCGCGTGTGGCACCCGGGCGGCGGCGCCACGACGGAGGGCACCGCCGCGGGGTGGGAGAATGGACGGGTGAAGGCGAAGCTGGTCGCGTTCGGAGATCTCCGGATCGAGGGCGAGCGGTACACCTCCGACGTGGTGATCGAGGGCGGACGGGTCCGCCGACGGCGGAAAGGCCCCTCGAAGCCGCTGCGCGACCAGTTCGGGCACACGCCGCTGTCGGTCGCCGAAGACATCCCCTGGGGTGGCCAGCGGCTCATCGTCGGAACGGGCGCCGATGGCGCGCTCCCCATCACCCCGGAGGTCGGCGAGGAAGCGCAGCGACGGGGGATCGCGATCGATGCCCTCCCGACCGGCGACGCCTGCCGCCTGCTCGCTGATCTCACGCCGAGGGACGTGTACGCGATCCTCCACGTCACGTGCTGAGCGGCCGGTCACGGCACGATGGCTTCTCTATGAAGCCGCTCGCCACACCATGGCAACGTCGTGTGGCTCCGACCTGTCGACCATTGCGGGGGCTGAACGTCGCCACCCCGTGGCCTCACTGTTCATCACGCTGCGGGGCGCTCAGGTCCGGGCCTTCGAGGTCCCGATCGCCCGGGTCGGCCAACCTCGTCAGTGCAGGCTCCGCAGGTTGCCGACGATGCTCGTGACGACGCGCCGCGGGCCGTGCAGCGCGAGCCCGAGGAGGACCGGCACGGCGGCCTCCACGCGCCCGGCATATTCCTCGTACGTCGAGCTGTCGCGGGCGGCGGAGTTGAAGTCGAGGACCAGCAGCCCGCGAGCCAGCGCGCCACGCCGAAGGCCGGCAAGCTCCGCGGCGGGGGCGGCGAGCACGGGCACGGTGGCCTCCACGATGGCGGGATGCAGCTCGCCCTCGGGATCGGTCAGGTCATGGCCCAGTGAAACGATGCCCCGAGCGCCGAGGGTCGCGCCGAGCACGACCGCGATGTTGGCGACCTGCCAGCGTGGCAGGGCATCGTCGACGACAATCACTACCCGGGATGGGACGGCCTCCGCCGTAGGCGTCTCCGCCGCGCCCGGTCGTCCCGGTCGACTCCACATCTCCGAGGCTTCATGCACGCAGCGCATCGTGACAGGCCCAGCGAAACCGTGGCGGCACCGGACGCGGACGAGGCACGGCCGAGCGCGCCGATCGTCGAGCGCAGCGACCTCGCCGAACCGTCCGCATTCACGCCCGAGAGCCTGCTCCGTGAGGCGCGCCGGCAGAAGGGGCTCCCCGCCTCGGATGTTCCGCGAGTGTGCGTCCTCGATCCCGACGGGGACATCGTCCGCGACCTCATCGGGTCGGGTCGTGCCCGCCAGGATCCCGACTGGGCCTGTTACCACACGCTGCTCCACCTGGTCGATGCCGACGGCCTCCGATACGGGATCATCGGTGGAGCGGTGGGCGCCTCGTTCGCGGTCCTCGTCGCCGAAGAGCTGTTCGCATCCGGTTGCCAGTTCCTCGTGAGCGTGACCTCTGCCGGCCAGATCCTCGAGCTTCGGGCGCCGCCCTACTTCGTCCTCATCGAGCGGGCCCTCCGCGATGAAGGCACGAGCTACCACTACCTGCCGCCAGCGCGCTACGTCGAGGCCGACTCCACCCTGATCGATCTCGTCGGGACGGCCCTGCGCGGCGTCGACGTCGTCATCGAGCGCGGCAGCACATGGACGACCGATGCCCCGTTTCGCGAAACCGCGACCGAGATCGCCGAACGGCGGAGCGAGGGCGTCCTCGCGGTCGAGATGGAGGCGGCCGCCCTCTATGCCTTTGCCCGTGCGCGTGGGCGTTCGGTCGTCTGCTTTGCGCACATCACGAACCGGATGGGCCAAGCGGAGCGCGACTTCGAGAAGGGGGACGCGAGTGGGGCGCGCGAAGCGTTGCTGCTCATCGAGGCCGTCGCGCTGGCACTGCCGTGAGTCCCGCCTCTTGGAGTTCACCCGATAGGCAGGTGTGGCTTCGTCATTCCCATAGCCGCACGATGGCGAGATGGTGGCTGCACCAGGACTGCAGTGCCACCAGGCAGCGGTCAAATCGCGAGGCTCGGCAGGTCGATCCGAGTCGGCCACGGTCCCGGCGCCCGACCATCCTGGGGACGGCCGAGGAGGTAGCCCTGGCCATATCCGATCGCGAGTCCCCGCAGCGCCCTGAGCTCGGCCGTGGTCTCGATCCCCTCGGCGATGAGGTGGACCTTGCCCTTCACCGCGAAGTAGCCGATCCCGGCGATGAGCGCCTGGCGGGCGGGATCGGCGTCGATCCCGCGGATGAGCCCGATGTCGAGCTTCACGAAGTCGGGCGCGAGCTCGAGGATGTGGCGGAGGCTGGCATACCCGGCGCCGGCATCGTCGACCGCGAGGCGGACGGACGGCCCGAGCGCCGCGAGCTCGTGGCGGAGCGCCCCGTAGTCGTCGATCCCGACGTGCTCGGTGACCTCGAGGACGATCCCTCGCTCGCTCCCCGCGAGGAGCGCCCGGAGCGCCTCCGATCCGATGAGCGCCGGCGAGGCGTTGAGGCTGAGGTACGCCCCGGGCGGGAGGACCGCCGCCACCTCGAGGGCGGCGCCGAGTGTGGCCGTCTCGAGCTCGATCCCGAGCCCCGCCCGGGCGGCGAGGGCGAAGACGGCCTCGGGCGGGGTGCCGTTGTCAAAGCGGCTGAGGGCCTCGTAGCCGACGACCGCCCCGCTGTGGAACTCGACGATCGGCTGGAAGAACGGGCTGAAGGCCGCCGCGTCGAGGATCGCCTGGACGGCGGCCCGGGCGCCGTCCTCGCGATGGCGGGCCGCGAGCCCGGGAGCGACGAGCGCCCCGACGATCGCACCGAACGTCGCGAGAGCCGGCAGGCGCTCGATGATCCGCTCCGCGTTGTGCGCCTCGTGGACGCCGACGCCGATTACGCCGACGACACCGTGGGGACCCTTGAGCGGAGCATACCCGGCGGTGTGGACGCCAGTCGCCGTGATCGTCACGCCGTAGGCGCCGTCCTCGGGCCGGGCCTGCCAGGCTTCGACCCACGGCCCGGTTGCGGCCCGCTCGCGAAGGTAGCCCGCCCGGGCGTCGGGGATCGCGGTCCCGGCGGTGAGCACGAGTCCCATCCGCCCCGTCACGGCGAGGATCCGCCCGTGGTCGCCCCCGAGCCCGATCACCAAGGCCGAGTCGATCTCCGGAAGCCCGACGATCTCGGCGCAGGCGGCGGCGGCGATCGCCTCGGGCGCATCGGCCGGATCGATCCGGCCGAGGGCGGATTCGATCATCTGCCGCTCGCGGGCATCGCGCGCGAGAGCGCTCTCGAGGGCGCGCTCCCGGGTCACGTCCCGGTCGGTCTGCATGTAGCCGATGAGCTGCCCGGCGGCGTCGCGGATGCCGGAGATGACCGCCTCGACCTCGAAGAGCGTTCCGTCTCTGCGACGGTTGACGATCGAGCCGGACCAGGTCCGACCCGCCCGGACCGAGGCCCAGAGCTCCGACCAGAACGCGGGCTCATGGCGGCCGCTGTCGACGATCCCCGCATAGCGACCGACGATCTCGGCGGGCTCATAGCCATAGGCGCGGCTGAACGCTCCGTTGACGTACGTGACGATGCTGTCGAGGTCGTGCATCCAGATCGAGTCGGCCGTCTGCTCGATCGCCGAGACCAGGCGCGTTCGCTCTGCGCCCGCCGCGATCCGTTCCGTGATGTCCTCGATGACCGCGACAAAGACCGGCGGCACCTCGGTGGCGAGGAGATGGACGCGCACCTCGACGGGGTACGTGGAGCCGTCCTTGCGGCAATGGAGCGTCTCGAAGGCGACCTGGTCGCGCGCGCCGGTCCTGAGCGGGGCCAGCAGATCGGCGAACGAGGCCGGGGTCAGCTCGGTCTTGAGCTCGAGGGGCGTCATCGCGCGGAGCTCGTCGAGCGAGTAGCCAAGGTTCCGGAGGGCGCCGGCGTTCGCTCCGGTGAAGCGCAGGGTCCCGGCGTCGAAGACATAGATCTCGCTGGCTAGCTCATCGAGCAGCCGGGCCAGCCGCGTCTGCTGCGCCTCGAGCTGGACTCGCTCGGTGATGTCCTGGACCGTGCCGACCATCCGGACCGGGCGACCCGACGAGTCGCGGATCGCCTCGCCGTCCTCGTGCACGAGCCGCACGGTACCGTCGGGTCGGATGATCCGGTGGGTGAGGGAGTAGGGGAGACCGTCCTCGCGCGAGCGACGGTCCGCCGCGTCCATGCCGGCTCGGTCCTCCGGGTGGACGAACGCGTGCAGCGCCTCGTTCGTCCCGCCGAACGTGCCCGGCTCGAGGCCATAGATCCGGCAATGCTCATCGGACCAGCGGACTGCATCCGACGCAAAGTCCCACTCCCAGCTCCCGATGTGAGCGATCCGCTGGGCCTCGGCGAGGCTGCGCTCGCTGCGGCGGAGTCCCTCTTCGGCCGCCCCACGAGCCGCGCGGGTCCGCAGCATCGTGATCCCGAACGCGAGGTCGTCGGCGAGACCGCTGAGCAGCTCCACGTCATCGGCGGTGAACGCATTCAGCGTGGTCGCGTAGATCGTGAGCACTCCGAACGGACCGTCATCGGCTCGCAGGGGCAGCGCGAGGGAGGAGGCGAAGCCGTGGCTGATCGCCTGCTCCCTCCACGGGGCGAGCTCGGGATCGGTGAGGAAGTTCCGGCCGATGACGGGGCGGCCGGTGCGGATCGCCGACCCGGTTGGTCCATGGCCGAGCGGGGTGTCTGCCCAGGTGATCGTGATCGATCCGAGGTACCCGGCCTCGGCTCCGGCCTGGGCGACCGGGCGGACGGTCCGCTCCGGATCATCCTCGGCGAGCCCGACCCAGGCGAGTCGATAGCCAGCCTCGTCGACCGCGATCCGGCAGATCGAGTCGAGCAGCTCCGCCTCGTCCTCGGCCCGCAGCAGGGCGCGCTGGGCCGAGCGGAGGACGACGAAGGCACGCTCGCGATCGACCCGATTCATGGCGCCGCAGGTCTCGGCTCGCCCGGCGTCGATGCCGCTCCCGCGATCGCGCTCGGGGCCGTCTGATCCTTCCGCTTGTGCTCCCCGCGGCGGGGCCCGGCTCCGAGCCCGCTCACACCACGCCTCCCGGGTCTCGCACGTCCATGGCCCGGCGATCGTACCTGAGACAGCGCCGGGACGGCGGGGAGGAGGCCGGCCCGGCGGCGTTGTGACCGGCCAGCGGGAGGTTGACGTGCGTGCTCAGCGGCCGATGCGCTTCGTCTCACTATGGCAACATCGTGATGGACGCGCCGTGGCGCCGACGCAATCGAACACGCTGGGCGGCATCAGGCCGTTCGTCCGACTCGATCGTCACAGCGAGCGACGCGCTCGGGCATTCTGCAGGCGGGTCGTTGACGCCGCCTGGCCAGGGTCGGATAGTGGCGACCGCATATGACCCCCACCGGCCGAACCTCGCGTCCAGCCGCCCTGGTCGACCTGCTCATCACCCCCGCGTTCCCGACGCCCCTCGTGGAACGCCTGGCCGCGGGGTTCACGTTCGAGCAGGTGCAACCCGACGTCGACACGGCGAGGGCGGAGCTGCTGGCCAGGGTCGGAAGAGCCCGGGCCCTCTGCTCGACGGGCGCCGATCGGATCGACGCAGAGTTGCTCGATGCCGCTCCGGAGCTCTTGGTCGTGGCCAACTTCGGGGTCGGCTATGACGGTGTCGACGTAGTCGCGGCGGCCGACCGTGGCGTGTGGGTCGCGAACACCCCGGACGTGCTGACTGAGAGCACGGCCGACGTCGCACTGCTCCTCCTGCTCGGGACGCTGCGCCGAGCTGGCGAGGGCTTCGAGCATGTCCGCCACGGCCGCTGGAAAGCGAGCGACCCGGGCGCCTTCTGGGGCGTGGATCCGGGCGGGCTCACGCTTGGAATCCTGGGCATGGGTCGCATCGGCCAAGCGCTCGCCGCGCGGGTGGCGCCACTCGGCATGCGCACCATCTACCACAACCGAACCCGTCTCGCGGCGGAGCGCGAGGCGGAGCTGGCCGCCACCTGGGTGCCCCTCGACGAGCTCCTCGAACGCGCCGACGTGGTGAGCCTGCACGTGCCGCTCTCGGCCGAGACACGCGGTCTGATCGGGCGGCCGCAGCTGGCTCGCATGCGGCGCGGCGTGTTCATCATCAACACCGCCCGCGGCGCGCTTGTGGACGAGGCCGCGCTCATCGAGGCCCTCGGATCGGGCCATGTCGCGGGCGTGGGGCTCGACGTCTTCGCGCGGGAGCCGCGGGTCCCGCGCGCCCTGCGCGAGCACCCCGGCGCCTTCCTCCTGCCGCACCTGGGGAGCGCGACGCGGCGCACCCGCGAGGCGATGATGCGCCTCTGCCTCGAGAATGCGGTGGCCGTCCTGCGCGGCGGGCGACCGTCGACGCCCGTCAACGAGCCGCGCCCCGACCGCGCGAGGGCCCGGGCGCGTCGATGAGCCGGCGATAGAGCTCGGCCTGCCGACCGCGCGCCTCCAGGTACCGGGCGTGCCGAGCAGGGTCCGCCTGCACTTGCCGTGACGGTGGTGGGGCCACCGACGCAACGTCCGTGATCGCGCCGCACCCCGCCAGCGCCAGCAGGGCGGCTCCCCGGCTCGAGGCCTCCCAGACGAGGGACATCTCGACGGGACGGCCCAGGACGTCGGCGATGATGCCGACCCACAGTGGGGAGCGCCGCAGGGCGCCGCCCGCGGCCGTCACGTGAGCCGGTCGGGACAGGGCCCGCGTGAGCCGCTCGTCGACCTCGGCGAAGCGGAAGGCGATCGCCTCGAGGAAACCGCGGTAGATCTCGGCGGCGCTCGTGTCGAGACGGAGGCCGGCAAGCGCCCCGCGCGCGGTGTCGTGGTAGCCGACGCCGCGTTCTCCAGCCAGGAAAGGCAGGACGGAAAGCTCGCCGGCGGCCGGTTCGAGCAGCGCCGCCTCCCGCTGGAGTGCAGCCGGGGAGCGCCGGAGGAGCTTGGCGAGCGCCGCCACGACCCCGCCACCTTCACTCAGCTGCCCGCCCAGCAGCGACCGGTCACGCCCCAGCCGGTACCCGAACAGGCCGGCGGGGATGGGGGCCGCCGGCTCGGGCAGGAGGACCCGCAAGGCGCCGGACGTTCCGATCATCAGCGCCGCCCGGTCGGGCGCCGTGCAGCCGAGCCCAACGTTGCCGCAAGCGCCGTCCCCCCAGGCCGGGAACCAGGCGACGTGGGCCAGCGCCGGCCACCGGAGCGCGGCGGCGGCGCGCAGGTGACCGATCGGCCGGTCGTCGTCGACGATGGCGGGCAGCTCCCGTTCGTCGAGCCCGAGGAGGTCGAGGAGGTCGATCGCCCAGCGGTCGGTCCGCCGATCGAACAGTCCGGTCCCGGAGGCCATCGTCATGCCGATCGGGGCCTCCCCCGTGAGGCGCTCCAGGAGCAGCTCGGGGAAGCCGGCCCAGGAGCGGACGGCCGGGTTCGCGGCACGCAGGCGACGGATCCTCGCCGGCCAGTAGCCGGCGTGCAGCGGGGCGCCCGTCAGCTGAAGGAGCGTGGGAGGATCGACGGCCCGCGCCAGGAGAGCCGCCTCGGCGGCGGCGCTCGTGTCGGCCCACGAATGGAGCGGCGTCAGCGGACGGCCCTGGCCGTCAAGTCCGATGAGGCTGTGGAAGAAGCAGGAGATACCGCCCGCGACGGCGTCGGCGAGAAGGTCGCCAGCCCGCGCTACGAGTCCGTCCAGGACGCTCGCCGTGAGGTCCAGGAGCCGTTCCGCGGCGATGGTCACCCCGCCGTCGCGACCGGTCTCCCAGGCGTAGCCCAGCTGGACGTGACAGCCGTCGACCGGCCGGCCGTCGGCGGCGAAGAGGCCGGCTCGCACCGACGAGCTACCGATATCGAGCGCCACCACGAGCGGCCGGCCGGCGCTCGTGGCCGGGGCGTGCTGCCGGGCCGGACCGCCCGCGCCCCCGGTACGTCGGTGCCGCGACCCACCGAGGGATCGCGGCACCGGGAGGATCTCGCCATCCGCGGCGGGCACAGCGGTGCCCGTCGCTACTGGCAGGCCCCGCTGCTCTTGCACGCGGCCGCGATGGTCGATTGTGCGTTCTGGACGTTGGAGTCGGTCACGAAGACGCTGATCGCGTCCGTGATCGGCGTCAGGAAGGCCGGGATCGTCGCCGGGCCGTTGGCCTCGCTGGGCACCAACTGGTTGGTGGCGAAGTCCGAGATCGCGCTCTGCGAGTACGCGTCGTAGATGCTCTTGTTGGCGTCGACCCGGGCAGGGATCGATCCCTTGTGCGGGTTGAACGCGTCCTGGCCCTCCACCGAGCCAAGGGTCTTGAGCCAGTCCAGGGCGGCCTGCTGGTCCTTGATGTTCTTCGGCAGACCAAAGGTGTCGGTCACGACGATGAAGCTGCCGCTCGTCCCTGGCGCGGGCGCCCATCCGAAGTCCTGGTTCGGCTTCCAGCCATTGGCGGTGTAGTAACCCTTCTCCCAGTCACCCATGATGTTCATCGCCGCGGTTCCCTTGAGGACGAGACCGGCGGCCTGATCCCAGGTGAGCGTGGCGTGATCAGGGTTGACGTACTTGAGGACCCGGGCCATGGTGGTCAGGGCGTCGGTCACCCGAGCGTCCGTCCAGGGAACCGCTCCGGCCCACAGCTTCCGATAGTCAGCGGGCCCGAGCTTGGACAGGAGGATGTCCTCGAACAGCTGGAGTGCCTCCCACTTGTCCTTGTCGCCCAGCGCAAGTGGTGTGATCCCCTTGGCCTTCAGGGCGTCGGCGACCTGGAAGAACTGGTCCCACGTCGTCGGCGGCTGCAGGTTGTTGTCGGTGAAGATCTTCTTGTTGTACCAGAGGACGCCGTTGCGGTGGACGTTGACCGGCACGGAGTAGATGTCGCCGTTGGAGCTCACCAGGTCAAGGAGCTGCTTGGGGAACTTGTCCATCCAGCCGTTGTCCTTGTAGAACTGGGTGAGCGGCTGCATGTAGTTCGTCTTGACCCACGTGTCGATGAGCTCGGCCCCGCCGTGGATCTGGAAGGTATCCGGTGGGTTACCACCGCTCATGCGCGTGGCCAGGACCGCCGTCGCATTCGACCCGGCACCCCCGGCTACGACGGCATTGGTGAT from Chloroflexota bacterium harbors:
- a CDS encoding class II histone deacetylase, producing MTMELLRTGLAYHPRFLAHDTGLALVSAPVPVDGPFQVTPHPEGPYRVQAVHRTLEMTGLLERLTPVAFEIVDDDVLALVHTDGYIEHLKMACATGASEAGSYVPICTASEEIARLAVGATIATVDAVLDGTLSNAFALVRPPGHHAPADAAMGYCLYNNVAIAARHARQRGVERIAIVDWDVHHGNGTESIFLDDPSVLYISTHQDAWYPADTGQAEVVGKGAGMGFNVNIPLPPGSGDATYARAYERLVAPILREFRPDLVLVSAGQDPNAYDPMGRMAVSSDGFRTIARRVLDTATDVAGGRVAIVLEGGYGGYAPVCTWSIIEELAGWRSGVEDPYRSWYGATPPATLVAPEAEAALARAAGIQSRTWHGVSV
- a CDS encoding DUF2000 domain-containing protein: MIVVDDALPRWQVANIAVVLGATLGARGIVSLGHDLTDPEGELHPAIVEATVPVLAAPAAELAGLRRGALARGLLVLDFNSAARDSSTYEEYAGRVEAAVPVLLGLALHGPRRVVTSIVGNLRSLH
- a CDS encoding nucleoside phosphorylase; translation: MHAAHRDRPSETVAAPDADEARPSAPIVERSDLAEPSAFTPESLLREARRQKGLPASDVPRVCVLDPDGDIVRDLIGSGRARQDPDWACYHTLLHLVDADGLRYGIIGGAVGASFAVLVAEELFASGCQFLVSVTSAGQILELRAPPYFVLIERALRDEGTSYHYLPPARYVEADSTLIDLVGTALRGVDVVIERGSTWTTDAPFRETATEIAERRSEGVLAVEMEAAALYAFARARGRSVVCFAHITNRMGQAERDFEKGDASGAREALLLIEAVALALP
- a CDS encoding EAL domain-containing protein, with the translated sequence MNRVDRERAFVVLRSAQRALLRAEDEAELLDSICRIAVDEAGYRLAWVGLAEDDPERTVRPVAQAGAEAGYLGSITITWADTPLGHGPTGSAIRTGRPVIGRNFLTDPELAPWREQAISHGFASSLALPLRADDGPFGVLTIYATTLNAFTADDVELLSGLADDLAFGITMLRTRAARGAAEEGLRRSERSLAEAQRIAHIGSWEWDFASDAVRWSDEHCRIYGLEPGTFGGTNEALHAFVHPEDRAGMDAADRRSREDGLPYSLTHRIIRPDGTVRLVHEDGEAIRDSSGRPVRMVGTVQDITERVQLEAQQTRLARLLDELASEIYVFDAGTLRFTGANAGALRNLGYSLDELRAMTPLELKTELTPASFADLLAPLRTGARDQVAFETLHCRKDGSTYPVEVRVHLLATEVPPVFVAVIEDITERIAAGAERTRLVSAIEQTADSIWMHDLDSIVTYVNGAFSRAYGYEPAEIVGRYAGIVDSGRHEPAFWSELWASVRAGRTWSGSIVNRRRDGTLFEVEAVISGIRDAAGQLIGYMQTDRDVTRERALESALARDARERQMIESALGRIDPADAPEAIAAAACAEIVGLPEIDSALVIGLGGDHGRILAVTGRMGLVLTAGTAIPDARAGYLRERAATGPWVEAWQARPEDGAYGVTITATGVHTAGYAPLKGPHGVVGVIGVGVHEAHNAERIIERLPALATFGAIVGALVAPGLAARHREDGARAAVQAILDAAAFSPFFQPIVEFHSGAVVGYEALSRFDNGTPPEAVFALAARAGLGIELETATLGAALEVAAVLPPGAYLSLNASPALIGSEALRALLAGSERGIVLEVTEHVGIDDYGALRHELAALGPSVRLAVDDAGAGYASLRHILELAPDFVKLDIGLIRGIDADPARQALIAGIGYFAVKGKVHLIAEGIETTAELRALRGLAIGYGQGYLLGRPQDGRAPGPWPTRIDLPSLAI
- a CDS encoding D-glycerate dehydrogenase, whose protein sequence is MTPTGRTSRPAALVDLLITPAFPTPLVERLAAGFTFEQVQPDVDTARAELLARVGRARALCSTGADRIDAELLDAAPELLVVANFGVGYDGVDVVAAADRGVWVANTPDVLTESTADVALLLLLGTLRRAGEGFEHVRHGRWKASDPGAFWGVDPGGLTLGILGMGRIGQALAARVAPLGMRTIYHNRTRLAAEREAELAATWVPLDELLERADVVSLHVPLSAETRGLIGRPQLARMRRGVFIINTARGALVDEAALIEALGSGHVAGVGLDVFAREPRVPRALREHPGAFLLPHLGSATRRTREAMMRLCLENAVAVLRGGRPSTPVNEPRPDRARARARR
- a CDS encoding carbohydrate kinase; protein product: MQEQRGLPVATGTAVPAADGEILPVPRSLGGSRHRRTGGAGGPARQHAPATSAGRPLVVALDIGSSSVRAGLFAADGRPVDGCHVQLGYAWETGRDGGVTIAAERLLDLTASVLDGLVARAGDLLADAVAGGISCFFHSLIGLDGQGRPLTPLHSWADTSAAAEAALLARAVDPPTLLQLTGAPLHAGYWPARIRRLRAANPAVRSWAGFPELLLERLTGEAPIGMTMASGTGLFDRRTDRWAIDLLDLLGLDERELPAIVDDDRPIGHLRAAAALRWPALAHVAWFPAWGDGACGNVGLGCTAPDRAALMIGTSGALRVLLPEPAAPIPAGLFGYRLGRDRSLLGGQLSEGGGVVAALAKLLRRSPAALQREAALLEPAAGELSVLPFLAGERGVGYHDTARGALAGLRLDTSAAEIYRGFLEAIAFRFAEVDERLTRALSRPAHVTAAGGALRRSPLWVGIIADVLGRPVEMSLVWEASSRGAALLALAGCGAITDVASVAPPPSRQVQADPARHARYLEARGRQAELYRRLIDAPGPSRGRGAAR
- a CDS encoding extracellular solute-binding protein, which gives rise to MRVEYRSRARLASLFTAGALLLSACSGGSASPAASASGGAPGASGAASGNLEIFTYWTAGGEAEGLAALEQIFSKNYPGIKITNAVVAGGAGSNATAVLATRMSGGNPPDTFQIHGGAELIDTWVKTNYMQPLTQFYKDNGWMDKFPKQLLDLVSSNGDIYSVPVNVHRNGVLWYNKKIFTDNNLQPPTTWDQFFQVADALKAKGITPLALGDKDKWEALQLFEDILLSKLGPADYRKLWAGAVPWTDARVTDALTTMARVLKYVNPDHATLTWDQAAGLVLKGTAAMNIMGDWEKGYYTANGWKPNQDFGWAPAPGTSGSFIVVTDTFGLPKNIKDQQAALDWLKTLGSVEGQDAFNPHKGSIPARVDANKSIYDAYSQSAISDFATNQLVPSEANGPATIPAFLTPITDAISVFVTDSNVQNAQSTIAAACKSSGACQ